The following proteins come from a genomic window of Trifolium pratense cultivar HEN17-A07 linkage group LG4, ARS_RC_1.1, whole genome shotgun sequence:
- the LOC123921026 gene encoding agamous-like MADS-box protein AGL80 — protein MTRKKVKLGFICDDSARKATYKKRKKGIMKKVSELTILCGIPACAIISNPFDSKTEVWPDIAEAKQIIERYQNSSVIDGAKNVNQESFLLQRITKAREQLRKQKHDNHEKELTVRMIGYMKNKQLPDDLSVSDLKQFDKLIDKNLKDLDNKIVELNSFD, from the coding sequence ATGACTAGGAAGAAGGTGAAACTTGGCTTTATCTGTGATGATTCAGCAAGGAAGGCAACctataagaaaagaaagaagggcATTATGAAGAAGGTGAGTGAACTCACCATTCTTTGTGGTATTCCAGCATGTGCCATAATTTCAAATCCTTTTGATTCTAAAACAGAGGTGTGGCCAGATATAGCAGAAGCCAAGCAGATTATTGAGAGGTATCAAAATTCATCTGTGATTGATGGGGCAAAAAATGTGAACCAAGAGAGCTTCCTTTTGCAGAGGATTACTAAAGCTAGGGAGCAACTTCGAAAGCAAAAACACGACAATCATGAGAAGGAGCTGACCGTTCGTATGATTGGGTACATGAAAAACAAACAGTTGCCTGATGATTTATCTGTTTCAGATTTGAAACAATTTGATAAGCTAATTGACAAAAATCTGAAAGACCTTGATAACAAAATTGTTGAGCTCAATTCATTTGATTAA